The following proteins are encoded in a genomic region of Drosophila willistoni isolate 14030-0811.24 chromosome 2L unlocalized genomic scaffold, UCI_dwil_1.1 Seg196, whole genome shotgun sequence:
- the LOC6639957 gene encoding protein DEK isoform X2, translating to MMDATKTSDTATKENAADKVSESKALENASGAPAAAATAVESDKEKEAASEEATAASKKTESGADAAAAPPPPPPSAASAADGSNSDDVADKKAIAGATESDAADSKDKKESSPSAKKVTNNNNGAKKEDSSSVKGAKDAKDNGSAGEDEEDEEEEDEEGDDKEEDDVSDDDTKKKKPVAEKKKNDTNTTIDGASKASKTKDKDAGDKSSTAKKPETKAKNGKVDKSDQEDDEEDSEAADGDDDVDGDGLDVNNEVAEDDENVVALAEIDRINENINKTRVDGLQTLHALCFGAQGKNNVVKKNLRSFAGFEFAKDSAEYKKKFEAIKKVDNKSLRSICEILTLDRKGSKDEIATRVLKFLMEPDESLCLEQGDEEDEELDEDLDEDEEEEQASEDDKKRKSAAGKASGGRGSARNSSGRPKRSTAGKKMSAYVDFSSSEESEHKVTVAKRRRNDDSESGSDYNPSANSDSDAGRAGGGGGGSGGGGAAGRKGSGRASRGRPARKSRRRNSDSEEEEESELSEADSDVPKRGKRAPAGKRGRPAATPTAGRRGRGRAAAARKRKDSESEEEEISEDEEEEELSEFGSDQSEEERPKKSKKPVTPAKNSKANNNKSKPAGKAAGRPKKSKKESSEEDDDIDDKDESDEDEPLTKKSKVAFPTDEQIRSYVKEILDKANLEEITMKTVCKQVYAKYPEFDLTDKKYFIKATVKALIAT from the exons ATGATG GATGCCACCAAGACGTCAGATACGGCGACCAAAGAAAATGCCGCCGACAAAGTAAGTGAGTCGAAGGCCCTAGAAAATGCATCGggagcaccagcagcagcagcaacagcggtGGAAAGTGACAAGGAGAAGGAGGCTGCCTCAGAGGAGGCAACGGCGGCTAGCAAGAAAACCGAATCAGGAGCcgatgcagcagcagcgcccccaccaccaccaccctcCGCTGCTAGTGCTGCCGATGGCAGCAACTCTGATGACGTCGCTGATAAAAAAGCTATAGCCGGAGCTACCGAATCGGATGCAG CCGACTCAAAGGACAAAAAGGAATCATCACCCTCGGCAAAGAAAGTCACTAACAACAATAATGGGGCTAAAAAGGAAGACTCATCCTCGGTGAAAGGTGCAAAGGATGCCAAAGATAATGGATCTGCTGGCGAGGATGAGGAGGACGAGGAAGAAGAGGATGAAGAAGGCGATGATAAAGAAGAGGATGACGTCAGTGATGATGacacaaagaagaagaaacccgtggcagagaaaaagaaaaatgataCCAACACCACAATAGATGGTGCCTCAAAGGCATCCAAAACTAAGGATAAGGATGCGGGTGACAAATCTTCCACAGCTAAGAAACCCGAAACGAAGGCCAAAAATGGCAAAGTGGACAAAAGTGATCAGGAAGATGATGAAGAGGATAGCGAGGCGGCCGATGGCGATGACGATGTCGATGGCGATGGTCTTGATGTGAACAACGAGGTGGCCGAGGACGATGAGAATGTTGTGGCTCTGGCCGAAATTGATCGCATCAATGAGAATATCAACAAAACTCGGGTCGATGGCCTACAGACTCTACATGCCCTCTGCTTTGGGGCCCAGGGCAAGAATAATGTGGTTAAAAAGAATCTACGATCCTTTGCTGGCTTCGAGTTTGCCAAGGATTCGGCggaatataaaaagaaattcgAAGCAATCAAGAAGGTGGATAACAAATCGTTGCGTAGCATTTGCGAAATTCTCACCTTGGATCGCAAGGGTAGCAAGGATGAGATAGCAACACGTGTGCTCAAATTCCTAATGGAACCGGATGAGTCCCTGTGCCTGGAACAAGGCGACGAGGAGGATGAGGAGTTGGATGAGGATCTTGACGAAGACGAGGAAGAGGAGCAGGCCAGTGAAGACGATAAGAAACGCAAGAGTGCTGCTGGCAAAGCAAGCGGCGGCAGAGGGTCAGCAAGAAATTCCTCTGGACGCCCCAAGCGTTCCACTGCAGGCAAAA AAATGTCTGCTTATGTAGATTTCTCCAGCTCTGAAGAGAGCGAGCACAAAGTTACGGTGGCCAAGCGAAGACGTAACGACGATTCCGAATCAGGATCAGAC TATAATCCTTCGGCCAATTCCGATTCAGATGCTGGACGTGCcggtggtggcggcggtggtAGCGGAGGAGGCGGTGCTGCAGGACGAAAGGGTTCAGGACGTGCCAGTCGGGGACGCCCAGCGCGTAAAAGTCGACGAAGAAACTCCGATTCCGAAGAGGAAGAAGAATCTGAACTATCCGAAGCGGATAGTGAT gTACCCAAAAGAGGAAAACGTGCGCCGGCTGGCAAACGTGGTCGACCCGCTGCTACTCCGACTGCTGGACGAAGAGGTCGTGGACGAGCAGCTGCTGCACGTAAACGCAAAGATTCTGAAAGCGAAGAGGAGGAAATTTCCGAAGACGAAGAGGAGGAGGAACTGTCTGAATTTGGTAGCGATCAAAGTGAG GAGGAACGTCCCAAGAAGAGTAAGAAGCCTGTAACGCCTGCGAAAAATAGCAAAGCTAACAACAATAAGTCAAAACCAGCTGGAAAGG CCGCTGGACGaccaaaaaaatcaaagaaagaATCTTCCGAAGAGGATGATGATATTGATGACAAGGATGAATCCGACGAGGATGAGCCACTAACCAAAAAGAGTAAAGTGGCTTTCCCAACG GATGAGCAAATACGCAGTTATGTTAAAGAAATCTTGGATAAGGCCAATCTCGAAGAGATCACTATGAAAACAGTTTGCAAACAAGTCTATGCAAAATATCCCGAGTTCGATTTAAcagataaaaaatatttcattaagGCCACAGTCAAAGCG TTAATTGCCACATAA
- the LOC6639957 gene encoding protein DEK isoform X3: MDATKTSDTATKENAADKVSESKALENASGAPAAAATAVESDKEKEAASEEATAASKKTESGADAAAAPPPPPPSAASAADGSNSDDVADKKAIAGATESDAADSKDKKESSPSAKKVTNNNNGAKKEDSSSVKGAKDAKDNGSAGEDEEDEEEEDEEGDDKEEDDVSDDDTKKKKPVAEKKKNDTNTTIDGASKASKTKDKDAGDKSSTAKKPETKAKNGKVDKSDQEDDEEDSEAADGDDDVDGDGLDVNNEVAEDDENVVALAEIDRINENINKTRVDGLQTLHALCFGAQGKNNVVKKNLRSFAGFEFAKDSAEYKKKFEAIKKVDNKSLRSICEILTLDRKGSKDEIATRVLKFLMEPDESLCLEQGDEEDEELDEDLDEDEEEEQASEDDKKRKSAAGKASGGRGSARNSSGRPKRSTAGKTEMSAYVDFSSSEESEHKVTVAKRRRNDDSESGSDYNPSANSDSDAGRAGGGGGGSGGGGAAGRKGSGRASRGRPARKSRRRNSDSEEEEESELSEADSDVPKRGKRAPAGKRGRPAATPTAGRRGRGRAAAARKRKDSESEEEEISEDEEEEELSEFGSDQSEEERPKKSKKPVTPAKNSKANNNKSKPAGKAAGRPKKSKKESSEEDDDIDDKDESDEDEPLTKKSKVAFPTDEQIRSYVKEILDKANLEEITMKTVCKQVYAKYPEFDLTDKKYFIKATVKALIAT; encoded by the exons ATG GATGCCACCAAGACGTCAGATACGGCGACCAAAGAAAATGCCGCCGACAAAGTAAGTGAGTCGAAGGCCCTAGAAAATGCATCGggagcaccagcagcagcagcaacagcggtGGAAAGTGACAAGGAGAAGGAGGCTGCCTCAGAGGAGGCAACGGCGGCTAGCAAGAAAACCGAATCAGGAGCcgatgcagcagcagcgcccccaccaccaccaccctcCGCTGCTAGTGCTGCCGATGGCAGCAACTCTGATGACGTCGCTGATAAAAAAGCTATAGCCGGAGCTACCGAATCGGATGCAG CCGACTCAAAGGACAAAAAGGAATCATCACCCTCGGCAAAGAAAGTCACTAACAACAATAATGGGGCTAAAAAGGAAGACTCATCCTCGGTGAAAGGTGCAAAGGATGCCAAAGATAATGGATCTGCTGGCGAGGATGAGGAGGACGAGGAAGAAGAGGATGAAGAAGGCGATGATAAAGAAGAGGATGACGTCAGTGATGATGacacaaagaagaagaaacccgtggcagagaaaaagaaaaatgataCCAACACCACAATAGATGGTGCCTCAAAGGCATCCAAAACTAAGGATAAGGATGCGGGTGACAAATCTTCCACAGCTAAGAAACCCGAAACGAAGGCCAAAAATGGCAAAGTGGACAAAAGTGATCAGGAAGATGATGAAGAGGATAGCGAGGCGGCCGATGGCGATGACGATGTCGATGGCGATGGTCTTGATGTGAACAACGAGGTGGCCGAGGACGATGAGAATGTTGTGGCTCTGGCCGAAATTGATCGCATCAATGAGAATATCAACAAAACTCGGGTCGATGGCCTACAGACTCTACATGCCCTCTGCTTTGGGGCCCAGGGCAAGAATAATGTGGTTAAAAAGAATCTACGATCCTTTGCTGGCTTCGAGTTTGCCAAGGATTCGGCggaatataaaaagaaattcgAAGCAATCAAGAAGGTGGATAACAAATCGTTGCGTAGCATTTGCGAAATTCTCACCTTGGATCGCAAGGGTAGCAAGGATGAGATAGCAACACGTGTGCTCAAATTCCTAATGGAACCGGATGAGTCCCTGTGCCTGGAACAAGGCGACGAGGAGGATGAGGAGTTGGATGAGGATCTTGACGAAGACGAGGAAGAGGAGCAGGCCAGTGAAGACGATAAGAAACGCAAGAGTGCTGCTGGCAAAGCAAGCGGCGGCAGAGGGTCAGCAAGAAATTCCTCTGGACGCCCCAAGCGTTCCACTGCAGGCAAAA CAGAAATGTCTGCTTATGTAGATTTCTCCAGCTCTGAAGAGAGCGAGCACAAAGTTACGGTGGCCAAGCGAAGACGTAACGACGATTCCGAATCAGGATCAGAC TATAATCCTTCGGCCAATTCCGATTCAGATGCTGGACGTGCcggtggtggcggcggtggtAGCGGAGGAGGCGGTGCTGCAGGACGAAAGGGTTCAGGACGTGCCAGTCGGGGACGCCCAGCGCGTAAAAGTCGACGAAGAAACTCCGATTCCGAAGAGGAAGAAGAATCTGAACTATCCGAAGCGGATAGTGAT gTACCCAAAAGAGGAAAACGTGCGCCGGCTGGCAAACGTGGTCGACCCGCTGCTACTCCGACTGCTGGACGAAGAGGTCGTGGACGAGCAGCTGCTGCACGTAAACGCAAAGATTCTGAAAGCGAAGAGGAGGAAATTTCCGAAGACGAAGAGGAGGAGGAACTGTCTGAATTTGGTAGCGATCAAAGTGAG GAGGAACGTCCCAAGAAGAGTAAGAAGCCTGTAACGCCTGCGAAAAATAGCAAAGCTAACAACAATAAGTCAAAACCAGCTGGAAAGG CCGCTGGACGaccaaaaaaatcaaagaaagaATCTTCCGAAGAGGATGATGATATTGATGACAAGGATGAATCCGACGAGGATGAGCCACTAACCAAAAAGAGTAAAGTGGCTTTCCCAACG GATGAGCAAATACGCAGTTATGTTAAAGAAATCTTGGATAAGGCCAATCTCGAAGAGATCACTATGAAAACAGTTTGCAAACAAGTCTATGCAAAATATCCCGAGTTCGATTTAAcagataaaaaatatttcattaagGCCACAGTCAAAGCG TTAATTGCCACATAA
- the LOC6639957 gene encoding protein DEK isoform X1, whose protein sequence is MMDATKTSDTATKENAADKVSESKALENASGAPAAAATAVESDKEKEAASEEATAASKKTESGADAAAAPPPPPPSAASAADGSNSDDVADKKAIAGATESDAADSKDKKESSPSAKKVTNNNNGAKKEDSSSVKGAKDAKDNGSAGEDEEDEEEEDEEGDDKEEDDVSDDDTKKKKPVAEKKKNDTNTTIDGASKASKTKDKDAGDKSSTAKKPETKAKNGKVDKSDQEDDEEDSEAADGDDDVDGDGLDVNNEVAEDDENVVALAEIDRINENINKTRVDGLQTLHALCFGAQGKNNVVKKNLRSFAGFEFAKDSAEYKKKFEAIKKVDNKSLRSICEILTLDRKGSKDEIATRVLKFLMEPDESLCLEQGDEEDEELDEDLDEDEEEEQASEDDKKRKSAAGKASGGRGSARNSSGRPKRSTAGKTEMSAYVDFSSSEESEHKVTVAKRRRNDDSESGSDYNPSANSDSDAGRAGGGGGGSGGGGAAGRKGSGRASRGRPARKSRRRNSDSEEEEESELSEADSDVPKRGKRAPAGKRGRPAATPTAGRRGRGRAAAARKRKDSESEEEEISEDEEEEELSEFGSDQSEEERPKKSKKPVTPAKNSKANNNKSKPAGKAAGRPKKSKKESSEEDDDIDDKDESDEDEPLTKKSKVAFPTDEQIRSYVKEILDKANLEEITMKTVCKQVYAKYPEFDLTDKKYFIKATVKALIAT, encoded by the exons ATGATG GATGCCACCAAGACGTCAGATACGGCGACCAAAGAAAATGCCGCCGACAAAGTAAGTGAGTCGAAGGCCCTAGAAAATGCATCGggagcaccagcagcagcagcaacagcggtGGAAAGTGACAAGGAGAAGGAGGCTGCCTCAGAGGAGGCAACGGCGGCTAGCAAGAAAACCGAATCAGGAGCcgatgcagcagcagcgcccccaccaccaccaccctcCGCTGCTAGTGCTGCCGATGGCAGCAACTCTGATGACGTCGCTGATAAAAAAGCTATAGCCGGAGCTACCGAATCGGATGCAG CCGACTCAAAGGACAAAAAGGAATCATCACCCTCGGCAAAGAAAGTCACTAACAACAATAATGGGGCTAAAAAGGAAGACTCATCCTCGGTGAAAGGTGCAAAGGATGCCAAAGATAATGGATCTGCTGGCGAGGATGAGGAGGACGAGGAAGAAGAGGATGAAGAAGGCGATGATAAAGAAGAGGATGACGTCAGTGATGATGacacaaagaagaagaaacccgtggcagagaaaaagaaaaatgataCCAACACCACAATAGATGGTGCCTCAAAGGCATCCAAAACTAAGGATAAGGATGCGGGTGACAAATCTTCCACAGCTAAGAAACCCGAAACGAAGGCCAAAAATGGCAAAGTGGACAAAAGTGATCAGGAAGATGATGAAGAGGATAGCGAGGCGGCCGATGGCGATGACGATGTCGATGGCGATGGTCTTGATGTGAACAACGAGGTGGCCGAGGACGATGAGAATGTTGTGGCTCTGGCCGAAATTGATCGCATCAATGAGAATATCAACAAAACTCGGGTCGATGGCCTACAGACTCTACATGCCCTCTGCTTTGGGGCCCAGGGCAAGAATAATGTGGTTAAAAAGAATCTACGATCCTTTGCTGGCTTCGAGTTTGCCAAGGATTCGGCggaatataaaaagaaattcgAAGCAATCAAGAAGGTGGATAACAAATCGTTGCGTAGCATTTGCGAAATTCTCACCTTGGATCGCAAGGGTAGCAAGGATGAGATAGCAACACGTGTGCTCAAATTCCTAATGGAACCGGATGAGTCCCTGTGCCTGGAACAAGGCGACGAGGAGGATGAGGAGTTGGATGAGGATCTTGACGAAGACGAGGAAGAGGAGCAGGCCAGTGAAGACGATAAGAAACGCAAGAGTGCTGCTGGCAAAGCAAGCGGCGGCAGAGGGTCAGCAAGAAATTCCTCTGGACGCCCCAAGCGTTCCACTGCAGGCAAAA CAGAAATGTCTGCTTATGTAGATTTCTCCAGCTCTGAAGAGAGCGAGCACAAAGTTACGGTGGCCAAGCGAAGACGTAACGACGATTCCGAATCAGGATCAGAC TATAATCCTTCGGCCAATTCCGATTCAGATGCTGGACGTGCcggtggtggcggcggtggtAGCGGAGGAGGCGGTGCTGCAGGACGAAAGGGTTCAGGACGTGCCAGTCGGGGACGCCCAGCGCGTAAAAGTCGACGAAGAAACTCCGATTCCGAAGAGGAAGAAGAATCTGAACTATCCGAAGCGGATAGTGAT gTACCCAAAAGAGGAAAACGTGCGCCGGCTGGCAAACGTGGTCGACCCGCTGCTACTCCGACTGCTGGACGAAGAGGTCGTGGACGAGCAGCTGCTGCACGTAAACGCAAAGATTCTGAAAGCGAAGAGGAGGAAATTTCCGAAGACGAAGAGGAGGAGGAACTGTCTGAATTTGGTAGCGATCAAAGTGAG GAGGAACGTCCCAAGAAGAGTAAGAAGCCTGTAACGCCTGCGAAAAATAGCAAAGCTAACAACAATAAGTCAAAACCAGCTGGAAAGG CCGCTGGACGaccaaaaaaatcaaagaaagaATCTTCCGAAGAGGATGATGATATTGATGACAAGGATGAATCCGACGAGGATGAGCCACTAACCAAAAAGAGTAAAGTGGCTTTCCCAACG GATGAGCAAATACGCAGTTATGTTAAAGAAATCTTGGATAAGGCCAATCTCGAAGAGATCACTATGAAAACAGTTTGCAAACAAGTCTATGCAAAATATCCCGAGTTCGATTTAAcagataaaaaatatttcattaagGCCACAGTCAAAGCG TTAATTGCCACATAA
- the LOC6639956 gene encoding flap endonuclease 1 yields the protein MGILGLSKLIADLAPQAIRESEIKNFFGRKVAIDASMCLYQFLIAVRSEGAQLATVNGDPTSHLMGMFYRTIRLLDNGIKPVYVFDGKPPDLKSGELAKRAERREEAEKALKAATEAGDEAEIEKFNRRLVRVTKEHAREAKELLKLMGVPYVDAPCEAEAQCAALVKAGKVYATATEDMDALTFGSSKLLRYLTYSEARKMPVKEFTYEKLLQGLELNQREFIDLCILLGCDYCESIKGIGPKRAIELINSYRDIETILDNLDTSKYTVPENWNYKVARELFIEPEVADASAIDLKWTEPDEEGLVKFLCGERQFSEERVRGGAKKLLKSKKAQTQVRLDSFFQTLPSSPNAVAAAKRKAEEAKKSANNKKAKIGGGGGAGRGRRPK from the exons ATGGGAATTTTGGGCCTATCCAAGCTAATTGCCGATTTGGCTCCCCAGGCCATACGCGAGAGTGAGATCAAGAATTTCTTTG GGCGCAAAGTGGCTATCGATGCTAGCATGTGTCTGTATCAGTTTCTCATTGCTGTGCGGTCGGAAGGTGCCCAACTGGCCACGGTGAATGGTGATCCCACATCCCATTTGATGGGAATGTTCTATCGCACCATCCGCCTGCTGGACAATGGCATTAAGCCGGTCTATGTGTTCGATGGTAAGCCACCAGATCTAAAAAGCGGTGAATTAGCCAAGCGCGCGGAGCGTCGCGAGGAGGCGGAGAAGGCTCTGAAAGCGGCCACAGAGGCGGGCGATGAAGCCGAAATTGAGAAATTCAATCGGAGATTGGTACGTGTGACCAAAGAGCATGCCCGAGAGGCCAAGGAGTTGCTCAAACTGATGGGTGTTCCCTATGTGGACGCACCCTGCGAAGCCGAGGCCCAATGTGCCGCTTTGGTTAAGGCAGGCAAGGTCTATGCAACGGCCACAGAGGATATGGATGCTCTAACCTTTGGTTCCAGCAAATTGCTACGTTATCTCACCTACAGTGAGGCCCGAAAAATGCCCGTCAAGGAGTTCACCTACGAAAAGCTGCTCCAGGGACTCGAACTGAATCAAAGGGAATTCATTGATCTCTGCATCCTTCTGGGCTGCGATTATTGTGAGAGCATCAAAGGCATTGGGCCCAAACGAGCCATCGAGCTGATCAATTCCTATAGAGATATTGAGACTATATTAGATAATTTGGATACCAGCAAGTACACCGTCCCTGAGAACTGGAACTACAAGGTGGCCCGCGAACTCTTCATAGAACCAGAAGTGGCAGATGCTTCTGCAATCGATCTCAAATGGACCGAACCCGATGAGGAAGGTCTGGTTAAGTTCCTGTGTGGTGAACGTCAGTTTAGTGAGGAAAGGGTACGAGGTGGCGCCAAAAAGCTATTGAAATCTAAGAAGGCTCAGACCCAAGTGAGACTGGATAGCTTCTTTCAGACATTGCCCAGTTCCCCCAATGCGGTAGCAGCTGCCAAACGCAAGGCAGAGGAGGCCAAAAAGAGTGCCAACAATAAGAAGGCTAAAATTGGAGGCGGTGGCGGTGCAGGGCGTGGCAGACGGCCTAAAtaa